Proteins encoded in a region of the Rutidosis leptorrhynchoides isolate AG116_Rl617_1_P2 chromosome 9, CSIRO_AGI_Rlap_v1, whole genome shotgun sequence genome:
- the LOC139866190 gene encoding uncharacterized protein — protein MWRRGFCTTSLTSKKWDAIVIGGGHNGLTAAAYLAQSGLSVAVLERRHLIGGAAVTEELIPGFKFSRCSYLQSLLRPSIIRDLELHRHGLKLLKRSPSSFTPCLDGRYLLLGPDAVLNHSEISKFSKHDADAYPRYEKQLENFCKFMDPLIDSSPPEAHQGVSSFNSRLKHKLQKSEFWAHCLHQSVSMGQQGLVDFMDLLLSPASKVLNNWFESEVLKATLATDAVIGTTASANTPGSGYVLLHHVMGETDGDRGIWSYVEGGMGSVSMAIGNAAKEAGATIVTNAEVSKLMMDDSGTVTGVILGDGTHVHSSAVLSNATPYKTFMDLVPENVLPDDFSRAIKHSDYSSATTKINLAVDKLPQFKCCDIAYPEAGPQHMGTIHIGSESIEEIDSACLDAMNGLPSKRPVIEMTIPSVLDKTISPPGKHVINLFVQFTPYKPNDGSWEDAAYRESFAQRCFSLIDEYAPGFSSSVIGYDMLAPPDLEKIIGLTGGNIFHGAMGLDSLFLMRPVKGWSNYRTPLRGLYLCGSGAHPGGGVMGAPGRNAARVVIEDIKG, from the exons ATGTGGAGAAGAGGCTTTTGCACCACCTCCTTAACAAGCAAAAAATGGGACGCAATAGTAATCGGCGGTGGTCATAACGGTCTTACCGCCGCTGCTTACCTTGCTCAATCAGGTCTCTCCGTCGCCGTCCTCGAACGCCGTCACCTCATCGGCGGCGCCGCCGTCACCGAAGAACTCATTCCTGGTTTCAAATTCTCCCGTTGCAGCTACCTTCAAAGCCTCCTTCGTCCTTCTATCATTAG AGATCTGGAGTTGCATAGACACGGATTGAAATTGTTGAAAAGGAGTCCGTCATCGTTTACGCCGTGTTTGGACGGACGTTATCTTCTGTTAGGGCCTGATGCTGTCTTAAATCATTCCGAAATTTCGAAGTTTTCGAAACACGATGCGGATGCTTATCCGAG GTACGAGAAGCAACTGGAGAACTTTTGCAAGTTCATGGATCCATTAATAGATTCATCACCGCCTGAAGCTCACCAAGGCGTTTCGTCTTTCAATTCACGTTTGAAACATAAGTTACAGAAATCAGAATTTTGGGCCCATTGTTTGCATCAGTCTGTCTCGATGGGCCAACAAGGGCTGGT GGATTTCATGGACCTTTTACTTTCACCAGCCTCGAAGGTTTTAAATAACTGGTTTGAG AGTGAGGTGTTGAAAGCTACACTTGCTACTGATGCAGTCATAGGAACCACT GCAAGTGCCAACACACCAGGAAGTGGATATGTTCTGCTACATCATGTAATGGGAGAAACTGATGGCGATCGTGGAATTTGGTC GTATGTTGAAGGTGGAATGGGTTCAGTGTCTATGGCCATTGGAAATGCTGCTAAGGAAGCTGGTGCCACCATAGTTACCAATGCAGAG GTATCGAAGCTGATGATGGACGATTCAGGCACAGTAACTGGG GTTATCTTGGGTGATGGTACACATGTTCATAGTTCAGCTGTTTTGTCAAATGCTACTCCTTACAAGACTTTCATG GACTTAGTACCTGAAAATGTTCTTCCGGATGATTTCTCTCGTGCAATTAAGCATTCCGACTATAGCTCT GCAACTACCAAAATCAACTTAGCAGTTGACAAACTGCCACAGTTTAAATGCTGTGATATCGCGTACCCTGAAGCTGGTCCTCAACATATGGGTACAATTCACATTGGTTCAGAgag TATAGAGGAGATTGACTCTGCATGTTTGGATGCTATGAATGGCTTGCCATCAAAAAGGCCTGTTATTGAAATGACAATACCTTCAGTCTTGGACAAGACTATATCTCCACCGG GAAAACATGTTATTAATTTGTTTGTTCAGTTTACTCCATATAAACCTAATGATGGCAGCTGGGAAGATGCTGCATATAGA GAATCATTTGCACAAAGATGTTTCAGCTTAATTGACGAGTACGCCCCTGGCTTCAGTTCATCAGTTATTGGTTATGACATGTTGGCTCCCCCAGACCTTGAAAAGATAATTGGTCTCACTG GAGGGAACATCTTTCATGGTGCAATGGGGTTAGATTCTCTTTTCCTCATGAGACCTGTTAAAGGATG GTCAAATTATAGAACCCCATTGCGAGGATTGTATCTATGCGGGAGTGGAGCCCATCCTGGTGGTGGTGTCATGGGTGCACCTGGGCGCAACGCGGCTCGTGTGGTTATTGAGGACATCAAAGGCTGA